From Schaalia sp. ZJ405, one genomic window encodes:
- a CDS encoding PPA1309 family protein encodes MESSDMPTPEQIALANVVVDIERTAARVGWDHAPSLYALVPTSELLNQPGLPPDIAQQITASWDGSATHLSAIIQEDLGEDDLEEVLGHLAWPQQVAGAALTVERLVVPPEVEDAAPEDPEEALKFISTHPSRTDVRLAVGVLRTGESWCALRTRAFDSDDKVGQGSALVPNLVQALALSLQPEEK; translated from the coding sequence ATGGAAAGCTCAGACATGCCCACCCCGGAGCAGATCGCATTGGCGAACGTTGTTGTCGACATCGAACGCACTGCCGCGCGCGTTGGGTGGGACCACGCCCCTTCTCTGTACGCCCTCGTTCCCACGAGCGAGCTGCTCAACCAGCCGGGGCTTCCTCCTGACATTGCCCAGCAGATCACCGCGTCATGGGACGGCTCGGCCACGCACCTCTCAGCCATCATTCAGGAGGATCTGGGCGAGGACGACCTCGAGGAAGTTCTTGGTCATCTTGCCTGGCCACAGCAAGTCGCCGGAGCTGCCCTCACCGTTGAACGCCTCGTTGTTCCCCCCGAGGTCGAAGACGCTGCACCCGAAGATCCCGAGGAAGCACTGAAGTTTATTTCGACGCATCCGTCGCGCACGGATGTACGTCTGGCAGTCGGGGTGCTTCGCACCGGTGAGTCCTGGTGTGCTCTGCGCACCCGTGCCTTCGATTCCGATGACAAGGTTGGTCAAGGGTCCGCCCTCGTCCCCAATCTTGTCCAGGCGCTGGCTCTGTCCCTCCAACCCGAGGAAAAGTAG